GCGCCAATGTTACCAGACCGGTGCCGGCACCAAAATCAAGCACCCGCATCGCCTGACTCGGCCCGGCATTCCTGATGATTGCCTCACTGACGGCTGAGGCAAGCTGGACACGCCGTGGTTCCTGATCCCACCTGGCTGCCACGGCATTAAAATCACGTAGTTGCCGGCTCATATCCACTGTTTTACTCCTAACATCCACAGCCACAATTGTGGCATGTTTTTCTGAACTCAATATCCGGGGCCACGGTCTCCGGCGCAAAGGCGACTCTACGCACAGCCCGCGCAATATCCTCCATGATATCCAATCGTTCACTCTTGCCAATCAGATGACCGACACAGTGATTGTGATGATTATCCTGTGGCGATGAGATCTTGATACAGTTCAGCAGGTCTGCATAGCTGTTGATGGTGATGGTGATTTCAGCATTAAAGACCAGTTTGACGGCAACCCCGAGCGGTTCCAGATCTGCAGTAAGCCCTGTGACAAAGGCGGTAAACGGCGCCCCCTCAAAATCAAAAAACCAGTCCTTGCGCTGATGATTCTGGCCTAACACCGTAATGACAATCGGTTTCATACAGTACCTTTACCTTCCTGCAGCGGACATTCCCGCTCCCAGGCATCATAGCCGTCTCCCTTCAACGCAAGAAACTGCCGGATACGCCCATGGTAATACTCTCTCAGGGCAAGCTCGGCTTCGATCAGTTGCAGCTCTTCAGCGCTGATCAGATGACGGTCTCGCAAAAAGCGGTAGAATGCATCAATGGCATCCAGATAGCGGTCCAGTACTATCGTATCCGGTTCAAGTGTGCGGGTGATATACCAGGTTGCGGCAAAACGCTTTACCAGCCCCGCCTGCGGCCGCGCCAGATTCTGCTGTGAAAAATCGATCAGGTAATCCCGCACATAGTAATCGGCACCATATGCCAGTTCCGAAGCTTTTTCAGGTGTTAGCCCACTAAGTTGCAAGTGGGAGTAGAACTGTTGCAACAAGGTGCGGCAGCGTTCATCCACACGCAATTCATCCTCAAGCGTTTCACATTCAAAATCATCATGTACAAATACGATCTGTGGTTGTTGATCTGGCATGGCAAAGAAGACCTTTAGCGGGAAGTACGCGGGTCAAGGGCATCACGAATACCCTCCCCCAGCAGATTATAGGCAAGTACCGTAATCAGGATTGCCTGACCGGGAAACAGGGAAAGCCACCAGGCAAACTCGATATAGTCTTTCCCCGAAGTTAGAATGTTGCCCCAACTGGGGGTGGGAGGCTGGACACCGATTCCCAGAAATGAGAGTGCTGACTCAGTCAGAATCGCCCCGGCAACCCCCAGGGTGGCTGCCACCAGCACTGGTGACAGGGCATTCGGCAAAATATGGCGCAGAATGATCCGCAGGTCTGAACAGCCGATGCAGCGGGCAGCCAGGATGTAGTCGGTCTCCCGAATCGTCAGGACCTCGGCGCGCACCAGACGGGCCACCCCCATCCAGCCGGTCAGACCGATCACGGCCATGATGATCCAGATCGAGGGGTTCAAAAACGCAATCACCGCAAGGATCAGAAAAAATGAAGGGAAGCAGAGCATGATATCAACACAGCGCATCAAGAGGCTGTCCACCCAGCCGCCATAATACCCGGCAACCAGCCCTACTGCCGACCCGAGCAGTACCGCAATCCCAATGGCCACAAAACCGACCTTCAGTGAAATTCTGGCCCCGAACAGAACCCGGGTCAACACATCACGACCCAGCTCATCAGTGCCGAACC
Above is a window of Trichlorobacter lovleyi SZ DNA encoding:
- the opp4C gene encoding oligopeptide ABC transporter permease produces the protein MTAFKTSFFAAVFWPRLKRNRMAMVGLLVVLLLFIVSLCAPLLTPYDPSAINAWDVLQPPSRNHWFGTDELGRDVLTRVLFGARISLKVGFVAIGIAVLLGSAVGLVAGYYGGWVDSLLMRCVDIMLCFPSFFLILAVIAFLNPSIWIIMAVIGLTGWMGVARLVRAEVLTIRETDYILAARCIGCSDLRIILRHILPNALSPVLVAATLGVAGAILTESALSFLGIGVQPPTPSWGNILTSGKDYIEFAWWLSLFPGQAILITVLAYNLLGEGIRDALDPRTSR